GATGAGGGAAAAGATGTATTTTTAGAGATTGAGGTACAGGGTGCAAAACAAGTCAGAGAAAAAGTATCTGATGGTATCTTTATCTTTTTAACACCACCTGATTTAGCAGAATTAAAATCACGCATTATCAATCGGGGAACAGATGATCCTGAAATTATTGAAGAGCGTATGCGGGTTGCTCGTGAGGAAATAGAAATGATGGCTGTTTATGATTATGCAGTTGTGAATGATGATGTTTCAGTAGCTGTTCAAAAAATTAAAAATATTATTGCAAGTGAACATTTTCGTGTTAGACATGTTATTGGAAAGTATATAAAAATGTTAAAGGAGATTTAAGATTATGATGTTAAAACCATCGATTGATTCATTATTAAAAAAAGTGCCTTCCAAGTATTCACTTGTTATTCTAGCAAGTAAGAGGGCACATGAACTGGATGAGGGAATGGATCCAACTCTTGATTCTTTTGAATCTGTAAAAAATGTTGGTCGTGCTTTAGAAGAAATTAATACAGGTAAATTGATAAATGATCCACACCCAGAAGAAAAACGCGAACGTATCCAATTAGCTAGAGAAGAAAAGAAAAAAATTCATGAACAAGAACAAAAAGACTTAGAAGAAAAAATAAGTCATGAAAATACAATTAAATAAGTTAGATAGTCAAGTAAACAAAACTAGATAATTTAAATGATAAAAAGCCATTAAAAAATATTTTTTAATGGCTTTTTATCATTTAAATAAATATTATTTTTTATTTTTAATAAAAATAAAAAATAAGCAATAAATAAATATATTTCTTGATAGATCAGAAAGTAGACTTTAATAAGAAAGATAGATATGATATCATTTACATGAAGTATGGGTAGCTGCCTGTTTTAAATTATTAATAAGCATAAATAGGGAGGTGAAAGGTTGAATATACATTAAAATAATAAATGAAAATGAGAACACAAGCATTATAATGATGAAAAAATAATATTTTTAACATCATTACTACCAATGAAATCATTACTTATCAAGTTTAAAAATACTAAAAAATTATCAATTTTAGCAAACTTTAATCAGCCTATTATTTTTGTTATTGTAATAATATTGGTTTAACGATTGTGAATTATTGAACTTTTAGATGGATATTAAAATACCTGGTAGTAATTTATTAAAATCTTTAAGATATTTTTTTATAATATTTTATAATTTTAATTAATAGAGTTAAAGATTTTGGTTTTGCTGGGCTATTCGGTAAATGCAAAATTTCTTGTAAGATTATTGATGATTAGGTAAATATTAACATGAATAAATACCTATTCATTAATGACCTAATCATTAATGAATATGATAGAAAATAAAGCATGATGAAAAATTTACTATATTTTTGAAATGTAAATATCTAGGCAAATAAGATGTTCAGTAAAATTGTTAAATTTAATAAAGGGAAAAATTCGATAAAATCGTGATTGTTGTTCTAAATGTAAATTAATTGAGATAGAAAAATCTTGTGTATGATGACTATTTATTGAGATAGGAAGGAACAGATATAATCAGTAGATAGTTTTAGAAACTAATTCTCAATATTTAGGATAATTAAAAAAGTAGAACAAATCATTAAAATTGATTTTTAAAGAAAAAATTTTAGCAATTTTAATCAAGATAGGTTTAGTATCATACGAATTTCTATTGTTAATTGTAGTTATGATAGATAAGGTGAGCTATGTATTGATATTGAAAGTTTTCCTAATAAGAAATGGTGCTTCATTTATCTGGAATAGCTTTAAGATTAATTATTATAAAAGACAAAAAAGAAGGCGCTATCTTAAAAAGATTAACTAATTGGAGGTAAATGATGAAAATCTCAAGAATGATTGCAGCAATTGATACTCACACGTCTGGCGAAGCGGCACGATTAATCATTGGAGGCATTACCAAATTTCCTGGTAAAACCATGGCTGAGAAAAAAGCATATCTAGAAAAAAAAAGTGATCATTTACGTAAGATTTTGATGTATGAACCACGTGGACATAAGGATATGTTTGGTGCTTTTATTACAGAACCGGTTAATGAAGAGGCAGATTATGGAATTATTTTTATGGATGCAGGTGGTTATTTAAATATGTGTGGTCATAATACTATTGCAGCAATGACTACAGCGGTTGAACAAGGTTGGGTAAAGGTAGCTAAAGATGATAGAGAAGTAACAGTCGTACAAGATACACCCGCAGGGGTTGTTCATGGGAAGGTACAATTAGACGGAGAGCAATCTGTGATTTCTGTTTCCTTTGAAAATGTTCCTGCTTTTCTTTATAAAAAAGATATTGAAGTAAATGTACCTGGAATTGGCAAATTAATCGTTGATATTTCATTTGGAGGTAGTTTCTTTGTATTATTACCTGCTAAATCAGTAGATTTAAATATTGAACCTAAAAATTCAGAGAAATTCAGTAAAATTGGATTAAAGATTCGGAATGCTGTTAATGAGCAGATTGAAATTCAGCATCCAACTTTGAAACATATTAATCAGGTAGATTTAGTAGAATTTTATGGTTCGGCAGTTAGTTCAGATGCTAATTATCAAAATGTTGTTGTTTTTGGTGATGGACAAGTGGATCGTTCTCCTTGTGGAACAGGTACCTGTGCAAAATTAGCTACATTGTATGGAAAGGGACAAATGAATATAGGAGAATCATTTATTTATGAAAGTATCTTACAAACAAAGTTTAAGGGACAAATTATAAAAGAGACTATGGTGGATAATTACAAAGCAATTATTCCTTGTATTACTGGTTCAGCTTATATTACTGGTTTTAACACATTTTTAGTTAATCCGAAAGATCCCTTAAAAGATGGATTTATTCTGGGATAATCAGTAAAGGAGGAGAAAAATGGTTTTAGTATTATTAATAATTTTTATTTTATTAGCGATTATATTTGGTTATTTTCTACTTAAAGATATATTGGCAAATAAAAATAATTTAGGTAGCGGAAATTGGATTATTTCAATCATTATTGGTTTTATTACAGATTTTTTGGATACATTAGGAATTGGTAGTTTTGCTCCAACAACAATGTTATTGAATTTTACAAAACAACTAAATCAGGATCGTTTATTACCAGGAACGTTGAATGTTGCTCATTCTATTCCTGTTTTACTTGAAGCAATTTTACTTATTCAAGTGGTAAAAGTTTCACCTGTTACCTTATTCAGTTTAATTATAGCAGCAATTCTCGGTTCTTGGGTTGGTTCTTATACAGTAGCTAAACTTCCAGAAAAATTTGTCCAATTTTGGATGGGATGGGCATTAATTGCTACAGCAGTACTAATGGCTTGTAAGCAATTAGGGTTATTAGACATGTTAGGTACAGGAAATACAGCGACCTCTTTGGTTTGCGTAAAATTAGTAATTGGCATTATAGGTAATTTTATTTTTGGTGGTTTGATGACGATTGGCGTAGGACTTTATGCACCTTGTATGGCTATGGTTTATATGTTGGGGCTGAATCCATTGGTTGCTTTTCCTGTTATGATGGGATCATGTGCAGGGTTAATGCCTGTTGCTAGCATCAATTTTATCAAGGCAGGAACCTATTCTAGAAAGGTAAGCCTAGGAATAACTATTGGAGGAATTGTTGGAATAATTATTGCTGTAAATTTTCTTAAAGGACTAAATATAGATATACTATCATGGATTATTGTAGTAGTAATTATTTACACTGGTTTTACTTATATTCAAAAAAGCCGTAAGCTAACTGCTTAAAGGATCAAACAACTTGCTTTTTATCTAGGCAAGTCGTTTGATCCCTATTTTTGTTAAATAGATTCATAAATAATATTACAAAATTATTTATGAATTAAAAAAGTTATTTATGAATTTAAAATTCGGTAGATACCTTAATGAAATTAGATTGTTAGGTAGCTCTATTTTATCGAAAAGATAATAATTGAATAGGGTGTAACTATTTCTCAATTGAAAAATAGTTATTTAGTTATATACTTATTTTCAATTAACTTAACGATCTTTTAATAGTAAGTAACGAAAATAACTAGGTACATCACTATTATTCAAATTTAATAAATAGATAATATGTAAAATACGTATATTGATAGTAAGAATTCATCAATTATTTTACTTGTTATATAAATTCATAACTATTCGATTTTAATTAATGAATATTCTAGTTGTCCTATTTAAAGATTTCTTAGGATTTTTGTTTAATAACACATATTTTTAAGATGAACGGAAATTTATTCATAAATTTAATTATATGAAAATTGTTAATTTTTTATAATATAAAAAATTAAGCAAGACAAATATAGGCTTCTTTAGTACAATAGATGCAAAGCTTTTAAGCAAAAAAGGAGCAGTTGACCATGAACAAGGCAGCTTACGTAATTGTTGATGTCCCTACTATGCAAAAAGATCAACCATTTACCTATCTTATACCTAGTTATCTAGAAGAACAGTTGGCTGTTGGAATGCGAGTAGAAGTTCCTTTTGGCCATGGAAATCGTCGTCTTCAAGGTTTTGTTGTAAAGATAGAAGATATAGAACAAATTTCAGAACAACAAACCTTTCAATGGAAAGAAATTATAGCAGTCTTGGATCTTAAACCGATTCTAAATCAAGAATTATTAGAACTAGCTAATTATATGAAAGAACAGACATATGCTTTTAAGATTACTTGTTTGCAAACAATGTTACCCAGTGTAATGCGAGCTGACTATAAAAAATACATTTATCTTACAGATGAGCTTGAAGAATCGCTTCAGGATGAGTTATTTCACGGATTGGATGAAATTACCTGGGAAGATGCCGAAAATAGATATATTTTACCTCAGTTAATGCAATTAAGAAAACAACAAAAGGTAGATATTCGATACGAAATTGCGACTAGGAATAAAGTGAAAACAGCACGTTATATCAAATCTGAAAAATCGTTTGAAGAACTAGAAGAGATAAAGATTGGATTAAGAAAAGGATCTAAAAAGAAAGAACAATTGATTAGTTATCTTCAAAAAATTGGTTTTGAAGAAAAAACTTCTGTAAAAAAAATGAAGGAACTAGGATTTAGCTATTCAATTTTGAATGAAGGAGCACAAAAAGGATGGTTGGCATTTTTTGAAGAAGAAATTTATCGAGATCCTTATGCCAATAAGCAATTTATCAAAACACTTCCATTAACACTTAATACTGAACAGCAAATTGCTGTTGATAAAATCATTCATTCAATAAATACACAACAAAATAAAACCTATCTTTTAGAGGGAATTACTGGAAGTGGAAAAACAGAAATTTATTTGCAAGTCATTGCTGAAACACTAAATCAAGGCAAAACAGCGATTATGCTTGTGCCTGAAATTTCATTGACACCTCAAACGGTCCATCGCTTTAAAAGCCGTTTTGGAGATCAGGTTGCTGTTATGCATAGTGGGTTATCGCATGGTGAAAAATATGATGAATGGCGCAAGGTTGAACGCAAAGAAGCTAGAGTAGTTATCGGTGCTCGTTCGGCTATTTTTTCTCCGGTTGAATCTTTAGGTGTAATTATTATTGATGAAGAACATGAAGCTAGTTATAAACAAGAAGAAACACCTAGATACCATGCACGTGATCTCGCCATTTGGCGTAGTCGTTATCACCATTGTCCAGTTGTTTTAGGAAGTGCAACCCCTTCATTGGAATCAAAGGCAAGAGCCCAAAAAAAAGTTTATGAAGAATTATTACTTACAAAACGAGCAAATCAAGTTGCAAAGCTTCCATCTATTGAAGTAGTCGATATGCGTGAAGAAATGCAGAAAAAAAATCTTTCTTCATTTTCTTTATTATTACAAGATAAATTGGTTCAACGAATAGAAAATAATGAACAAAGTGTCTTATTATTAAATCGACGTGGCTATTCTTCATTTGTCATGTGTCGTGACTGTGGTTATGTCCTTCCCTGTCCTAACTGTGATATCTCTTTAACATTACATATGGATACGAAAAGAATGAAATGTCATTATTGTGGGTACGAAGAACAAATCACCTACAAATGTCCAAATTGCAAAGGAAATAAAATGCGTTATTATGGTACAGGCACCCAAAAGTTAGAAGAAGAACTAAAACAATTATTGCCAACCGCAAGTGTCATTAGAATGGATGTAGATACAACTAGAAAAAAAGGTGCACATGAAAAGCTTTTACAAAAATTTGGTTCAGGAAAAGCTGATATTTTGTTAGGAACCCAAATGATTGCTAAAGGCTTGGATTTTCCAAATGTAACACTTGTAGGTGTTTTAAATGCAGATACGTCACTGAATTTACCGGATTTTCGTTCAAGTGAACGAACATTTCAATTATTAACTCAAGTTAGTGGGCGAGCTGGCCGTGCTGAAAAACCGGGTGAGGTAATCATTCAGACGTTTAATCCAGAACATTAT
The genomic region above belongs to Melissococcus plutonius ATCC 35311 and contains:
- the rpoZ gene encoding DNA-directed RNA polymerase subunit omega; its protein translation is MMLKPSIDSLLKKVPSKYSLVILASKRAHELDEGMDPTLDSFESVKNVGRALEEINTGKLINDPHPEEKRERIQLAREEKKKIHEQEQKDLEEKISHENTIK
- a CDS encoding proline racemase family protein translates to MKISRMIAAIDTHTSGEAARLIIGGITKFPGKTMAEKKAYLEKKSDHLRKILMYEPRGHKDMFGAFITEPVNEEADYGIIFMDAGGYLNMCGHNTIAAMTTAVEQGWVKVAKDDREVTVVQDTPAGVVHGKVQLDGEQSVISVSFENVPAFLYKKDIEVNVPGIGKLIVDISFGGSFFVLLPAKSVDLNIEPKNSEKFSKIGLKIRNAVNEQIEIQHPTLKHINQVDLVEFYGSAVSSDANYQNVVVFGDGQVDRSPCGTGTCAKLATLYGKGQMNIGESFIYESILQTKFKGQIIKETMVDNYKAIIPCITGSAYITGFNTFLVNPKDPLKDGFILG
- the priA gene encoding primosomal protein N'; amino-acid sequence: MNKAAYVIVDVPTMQKDQPFTYLIPSYLEEQLAVGMRVEVPFGHGNRRLQGFVVKIEDIEQISEQQTFQWKEIIAVLDLKPILNQELLELANYMKEQTYAFKITCLQTMLPSVMRADYKKYIYLTDELEESLQDELFHGLDEITWEDAENRYILPQLMQLRKQQKVDIRYEIATRNKVKTARYIKSEKSFEELEEIKIGLRKGSKKKEQLISYLQKIGFEEKTSVKKMKELGFSYSILNEGAQKGWLAFFEEEIYRDPYANKQFIKTLPLTLNTEQQIAVDKIIHSINTQQNKTYLLEGITGSGKTEIYLQVIAETLNQGKTAIMLVPEISLTPQTVHRFKSRFGDQVAVMHSGLSHGEKYDEWRKVERKEARVVIGARSAIFSPVESLGVIIIDEEHEASYKQEETPRYHARDLAIWRSRYHHCPVVLGSATPSLESKARAQKKVYEELLLTKRANQVAKLPSIEVVDMREEMQKKNLSSFSLLLQDKLVQRIENNEQSVLLLNRRGYSSFVMCRDCGYVLPCPNCDISLTLHMDTKRMKCHYCGYEEQITYKCPNCKGNKMRYYGTGTQKLEEELKQLLPTASVIRMDVDTTRKKGAHEKLLQKFGSGKADILLGTQMIAKGLDFPNVTLVGVLNADTSLNLPDFRSSERTFQLLTQVSGRAGRAEKPGEVIIQTFNPEHYAIQLVKEQNYEAFYKKEMQIRHQGNYPPFFFTIKITAGHKEESKAAKQMFTIVKKLQEGLSDKCLLLGPTPNAIMRINNYYFYQVIIKYKYEPKLKQILKEILTETQKAIADGLKLSIDPEPMNFT
- the gmk gene encoding guanylate kinase; the protein is MSERGLLIVLSGPSGVGKGTVRKAIFDSENNDFQYSISMTTRKKRGGEVDGVDYHFRSREEFEAMIEAGEMLEYAEYVGNYYGTPLTYVNKTLDEGKDVFLEIEVQGAKQVREKVSDGIFIFLTPPDLAELKSRIINRGTDDPEIIEERMRVAREEIEMMAVYDYAVVNDDVSVAVQKIKNIIASEHFRVRHVIGKYIKMLKEI
- a CDS encoding sulfite exporter TauE/SafE family protein; the protein is MVLVLLIIFILLAIIFGYFLLKDILANKNNLGSGNWIISIIIGFITDFLDTLGIGSFAPTTMLLNFTKQLNQDRLLPGTLNVAHSIPVLLEAILLIQVVKVSPVTLFSLIIAAILGSWVGSYTVAKLPEKFVQFWMGWALIATAVLMACKQLGLLDMLGTGNTATSLVCVKLVIGIIGNFIFGGLMTIGVGLYAPCMAMVYMLGLNPLVAFPVMMGSCAGLMPVASINFIKAGTYSRKVSLGITIGGIVGIIIAVNFLKGLNIDILSWIIVVVIIYTGFTYIQKSRKLTA